The proteins below come from a single Candidatus Palauibacter polyketidifaciens genomic window:
- a CDS encoding Npt1/Npt2 family nucleotide transporter, with amino-acid sequence MRLRRPFARRPGAGKLFAMMGLAALVLFVIGILRPLRSAFALSGLAAGDFYQVYFISAAVVVVAPFYNFLSDRISWRRLIPLTAAFFALSMVAFRLLYQPGEAWFGLVFYGWYDVLAASLVTHFYIATQVFYNARDAKRAYPVVIASGSAGATLGALLTTVFTSGGGPSENLLLVAGAALLVLAGGLALVWSREPPEPPSEYAHAEDPELERSDLRRMAAHPQVRLIAATVLLTIVVKQFIDYQYNTLTREVFTDLASIAGFLAFVDVLTQWLPIVVLLALRPVLRHWGAAVAVIIFPVAVILATGALAAAVWLSTAALAVAVGARTTEKTFRYSAERTGREILYVPVPEDIKLKAKSYIDVAVEKGLGKALSGVLIAIPSLLLASVSIMGRLIILGIVAVALAGVLLLAFLKVRKSYVTSLAQSFEGRFASLRGTFVSMTDVGALALARDALRDERPLKVAFAFDLLRGATPEDVGALSPELYGLLGHKDPRLRARALRSLSRAPDLSNEEAVRARLEDPDAAVRRAAARLLALKAAPRARDVLIPLLDSESTNARSAAFDCLFSDFDATRSERIATPRFEKLLRRYEAGTLGGAGARELAMAAGLVPGHPSVERILVELISHPREDVAAAAARSAARLPQPALVQAAIAALASPRTRSAARAGLAGRGEEIVTPLLAALSDPAADPWVRRGVASVLGEIATPATIDALITSYLLPETEQALDDQALVSLHRLRTQHDDLAFPAERVLEAVEREVQASGRYARAAAALEGLPTSMPRTLLFRALDEARRDRRASVFRWLGLVYPEQPMRRSYLALESGRPRRRANALEWIETTVGHRTFSDLRPVLAEEAPQGPSREAGELLRELWDDEDAWIARCALWTSFETDREATNEALRGFSPAEPALARLVRRLARRTQTPALDPGDERDEEEMELIEKVFRLQSVDLLSGVKSRQLALLASIAREVEVRPDAVFIRRGEPTDALYLVIHGEVSLEGEGEGSISLTDGEAFGTWALIDEHPSLVEAHAVESTRVLRITREDFRDLLIDHPELGLDLLRGLASRVRGLAMT; translated from the coding sequence GTGAGGCTCCGACGCCCCTTCGCGCGGCGCCCCGGGGCGGGGAAGCTGTTCGCCATGATGGGGCTGGCGGCGCTCGTCCTCTTCGTCATCGGGATCCTGCGTCCGCTGCGCAGCGCCTTCGCCCTCTCGGGACTCGCCGCGGGCGACTTCTACCAGGTGTACTTCATCAGCGCGGCGGTCGTCGTCGTCGCGCCGTTCTACAACTTCCTCTCGGACCGCATCTCCTGGCGTCGCCTCATCCCGCTGACTGCGGCGTTCTTCGCCCTCAGCATGGTCGCCTTCCGCCTCCTCTACCAACCGGGGGAGGCGTGGTTCGGGCTTGTCTTCTACGGTTGGTACGACGTGCTGGCGGCCTCGCTCGTCACCCACTTCTACATCGCCACCCAGGTCTTCTACAACGCCCGCGATGCGAAGCGCGCCTATCCGGTCGTCATCGCCTCGGGCTCGGCGGGGGCTACGCTCGGCGCGCTCCTCACGACCGTCTTCACCTCGGGCGGCGGGCCATCCGAGAACCTGCTTCTCGTGGCGGGTGCCGCGCTTCTCGTGCTCGCGGGCGGCCTCGCGCTCGTCTGGTCCCGGGAGCCGCCGGAGCCGCCGTCCGAGTACGCGCACGCGGAAGATCCCGAGCTCGAGCGCAGCGACCTGCGGCGCATGGCGGCGCACCCGCAGGTGCGGCTCATCGCGGCCACGGTGCTCCTGACGATCGTCGTCAAGCAGTTCATCGACTACCAGTACAACACGCTTACCCGCGAGGTCTTCACGGATCTGGCCTCGATCGCCGGATTCCTGGCCTTCGTGGACGTCCTCACGCAATGGCTTCCAATCGTCGTCCTCCTCGCGCTGCGCCCGGTCCTGCGCCACTGGGGCGCCGCAGTCGCCGTCATCATCTTCCCGGTGGCCGTGATCCTCGCGACCGGGGCTCTCGCCGCCGCCGTGTGGCTGTCCACCGCCGCGCTCGCCGTCGCCGTCGGAGCCCGGACGACGGAGAAGACGTTCCGCTATTCCGCCGAGCGCACGGGCCGCGAGATCCTCTACGTACCCGTCCCGGAGGACATCAAGCTCAAAGCGAAGTCGTACATCGATGTGGCGGTGGAGAAAGGGCTGGGGAAGGCGCTTTCCGGCGTGCTCATCGCAATCCCCTCGCTCCTTCTCGCCAGCGTTTCGATCATGGGCCGGCTCATCATCCTCGGGATCGTCGCAGTCGCTCTGGCGGGCGTCCTGCTGCTCGCCTTCCTCAAGGTGCGAAAGTCGTACGTCACGAGTCTGGCCCAGTCCTTCGAGGGGCGTTTCGCGAGCCTGCGCGGCACCTTCGTGTCGATGACGGATGTGGGTGCGCTGGCCCTCGCGCGGGACGCGCTCCGGGACGAGCGGCCGCTGAAAGTCGCGTTCGCCTTCGACCTCCTGCGCGGCGCCACACCGGAGGATGTCGGGGCGCTCTCCCCGGAACTCTACGGCCTCCTGGGGCACAAAGACCCCCGCCTTCGGGCGCGAGCGCTCCGGTCGCTGTCGCGCGCGCCAGACCTCTCGAACGAGGAGGCGGTGCGGGCCCGGCTCGAGGATCCGGATGCCGCTGTGCGACGGGCCGCCGCCCGGCTCCTTGCCCTGAAGGCCGCGCCGCGTGCCCGCGATGTCCTCATCCCCCTCCTCGACTCGGAGTCGACGAACGCCCGCTCCGCCGCCTTCGACTGCCTCTTCAGCGACTTCGACGCCACCCGGTCCGAACGCATCGCGACCCCGCGCTTCGAGAAGCTGCTGCGGCGATACGAGGCGGGGACGCTCGGAGGGGCCGGCGCCCGCGAGTTGGCGATGGCGGCGGGGCTCGTCCCGGGCCATCCCTCGGTAGAGCGCATCCTGGTCGAACTCATCTCCCATCCGCGGGAAGATGTCGCGGCGGCGGCCGCGCGCAGCGCAGCCCGGCTTCCGCAGCCCGCTCTCGTACAGGCGGCCATCGCGGCTCTCGCGAGCCCCCGGACCCGGAGCGCGGCTCGCGCCGGCCTCGCGGGGCGGGGCGAGGAGATCGTGACGCCCTTGCTTGCGGCGCTCTCCGACCCGGCCGCCGACCCCTGGGTGCGCCGGGGCGTGGCGAGCGTGCTCGGCGAGATCGCGACGCCCGCGACGATCGACGCCCTCATCACCTCCTATCTGCTGCCCGAAACCGAACAGGCGCTCGACGACCAGGCCCTCGTGTCGCTCCACCGGCTGCGCACGCAGCACGATGATCTCGCCTTTCCGGCGGAGAGGGTGCTCGAAGCCGTGGAGCGCGAGGTCCAGGCGTCCGGGCGCTACGCCCGAGCCGCCGCCGCACTGGAGGGCCTGCCCACGTCTATGCCCCGAACGCTGCTTTTCCGGGCGCTCGACGAGGCGAGGAGAGACCGGCGGGCGAGCGTCTTCCGGTGGCTCGGGCTCGTGTATCCCGAACAGCCGATGCGGCGCAGCTACCTGGCTCTCGAGAGCGGACGGCCGCGCCGCCGCGCGAACGCGCTGGAATGGATCGAGACCACGGTCGGGCACCGCACGTTCTCCGACCTCAGGCCGGTGCTCGCGGAGGAGGCCCCGCAGGGACCATCGCGCGAGGCGGGAGAGCTTCTGCGGGAGCTGTGGGACGATGAGGACGCCTGGATCGCGAGGTGCGCGCTCTGGACGTCCTTCGAGACCGATCGCGAGGCGACCAACGAGGCCCTCCGCGGCTTCTCGCCGGCGGAACCGGCACTGGCGCGGCTGGTCCGCCGGCTTGCGCGACGGACACAGACCCCCGCACTGGATCCGGGGGACGAGCGAGACGAGGAAGAGATGGAACTGATCGAGAAAGTGTTCCGCCTGCAGAGCGTGGATCTCCTTTCGGGCGTGAAGAGCCGGCAACTCGCGCTCCTCGCCTCCATTGCGAGGGAGGTCGAGGTCCGGCCGGACGCGGTCTTCATCCGCAGAGGGGAGCCGACGGACGCCCTCTACCTCGTGATCCACGGCGAGGTTTCGCTCGAGGGGGAGGGGGAGGGATCGATTTCCCTCACGGATGGGGAGGCGTTCGGCACGTGGGCGTTGATCGACGAACATCCGAGTCTCGTTGAAGCGCACGCCGTGGAGTCCACCCGCGTGTTGCGCATCACCCGGGAGGACTTTCGCGACCTGCTCATCGACCACCCCGAACTCGGTCTCGACCTCCTCCGCGGCCTCGCGAGTCGCGTTCGCGGCCTGGCGATGACATGA
- a CDS encoding response regulator has translation MDEIRPDAGTVMVVDDEDMVVDAIQGFLELETDHLVLPFTSPRAALEHLEEEPVHAIVADLMMPDLDGVQFLSRARSMRPEATRILLTGYADKENAILAINEAGLYQYLEKPWDNDVLAFAIRNGVERSLLFRELTERMAELEAANDELAGLRQRWIQAFL, from the coding sequence ATGGATGAGATCAGACCGGACGCCGGTACAGTGATGGTCGTCGACGACGAGGACATGGTCGTGGACGCCATTCAGGGGTTCCTGGAGCTGGAGACGGACCACCTCGTGCTCCCCTTCACGTCCCCTCGCGCCGCGCTCGAGCACCTGGAGGAGGAGCCGGTCCACGCGATCGTCGCCGACCTCATGATGCCCGACCTCGACGGCGTTCAGTTCCTTTCGCGAGCCCGCAGCATGAGGCCGGAGGCGACCCGCATCCTCCTCACCGGCTACGCCGACAAGGAAAACGCGATCCTCGCGATCAACGAGGCCGGGCTCTACCAGTACCTTGAGAAGCCGTGGGACAACGACGTGCTGGCCTTCGCCATCCGCAACGGCGTCGAGCGCAGCCTCCTCTTCCGCGAGTTGACCGAGCGCATGGCCGAACTCGAGGCGGCGAACGACGAACTCGCCGGCCTCCGGCAGCGCTGGATCCAGGCCTTCCTTTGA
- a CDS encoding ATP-binding protein, with protein sequence MNEGGLGPTAREITQARLATLGMLVAGIAHELNTPLGALNSNHHVIERALLKLGEILEDEVVTPDELDEVRRVVRATESVLRTNGIAVERMVNLVRNLRNFGRPTTSEPRPVDLHEGIEGTLALLGHELKEIEVVRDFGEMPLVVCHPNRINQVFMNLVHNAAQAMHDGGVLTIRTRAERDHARVRVADTGRGIPRDVIKEIFEPGFTTKGERIGMGLGLAITLQIVHQHGGEISVESEPGRGTTFDVDLPLRPPTGPARREASE encoded by the coding sequence TTGAACGAGGGGGGACTTGGGCCGACGGCCCGGGAGATCACGCAGGCCCGGCTCGCGACGCTCGGCATGCTGGTCGCGGGGATCGCGCACGAACTCAACACTCCGCTGGGCGCGCTGAACAGCAACCACCACGTCATCGAACGCGCGCTCCTCAAGCTGGGAGAGATCCTCGAGGACGAAGTCGTCACGCCGGACGAACTCGACGAAGTTCGGAGGGTCGTGCGGGCCACGGAGTCGGTGCTGCGAACGAACGGCATCGCCGTGGAACGCATGGTGAATCTCGTACGGAACCTGCGGAACTTCGGGCGCCCCACGACCTCCGAGCCCCGCCCGGTGGACCTTCACGAAGGGATCGAGGGCACGCTGGCCCTTCTGGGGCACGAGCTGAAGGAGATCGAGGTCGTCCGGGACTTCGGGGAAATGCCGCTGGTGGTGTGTCACCCGAACCGGATCAACCAGGTGTTCATGAACCTCGTGCACAACGCGGCCCAGGCCATGCACGACGGCGGCGTACTCACGATCCGGACGCGCGCCGAACGGGACCACGCGCGCGTCCGCGTCGCCGATACGGGCCGCGGCATCCCGCGCGACGTCATCAAGGAGATTTTCGAGCCCGGCTTCACCACCAAGGGCGAGCGGATCGGGATGGGGCTGGGTCTCGCGATCACACTCCAGATCGTACACCAGCACGGAGGGGAAATCTCGGTCGAGAGCGAGCCGGGACGCGGGACGACGTTCGACGTGGACCTCCCGCTTCGGCCGCCCACGGGTCCCGCCCGGAGGGAGGCTTCCGAATGA